In a single window of the Bactrocera dorsalis isolate Fly_Bdor chromosome 2, ASM2337382v1, whole genome shotgun sequence genome:
- the LOC105234152 gene encoding DNA damage-binding protein 1 yields the protein MSHHYVVTAQKPTAVVSCVTGNFTSPTDLNLIIARNSQLEIDLVTPEGLRPLKEVNINGQICVMRHFRPQDSKKDLLFILTFRYNVMILECRMIGDQISVVTKAHGNVSDQVSIPTEGGVIAVIDPKARVIGMCLYMGLFTIIPLDKETSELKATNLRMDELNVYDVEFLYGCINPTIIVIHKDVDGRHVKTHEINLRDKEFMKIAWKQDNVETEATMLIPVPTPLGGAIVIGRESIVYHDGNSYHAVAPSTFKQSTINCYARVDSKGQRYLLGNMYGQLFMLFLETIDNGKGGVSVKEIKVELLGEISIPECITYLDNGFLFIGSKHGDSQLVRLSTTPNENGSYVIPMENFTSLAPILDLGVVDLDRQGQGQIITCSGSFKDGSLRIIRIGIGIQEHACIDLPGIKGMWSLKVGIDESAFENTLVLAFVGHTRILTLTGEEVEETDIPGFISDQQTFHCSNVDYDQIIQVTPLTVRLVKSSTKSLVGEWQPPDGKRIGVVSCNSSQIVVASACNVYYIEIENCYLAEKSHRALEYEVACLDITPLEEGKNKADLVSIGLWTDISVVILSLPKLETMYTEKLFGEIIPRSILMTTFEGIHYLLCALGDGSMFYFILNRLDGRLSEKKKVTLGTQPTTLRTFKSFATTNVFACSDRPTVIYSSNHKLVFSNVNLKEVNHMCSLNAQSYPDSLALATKNSVILGTIDEIQKLHIRTVPLGEGPRRIAYQESSQTFGVATLRVDVQGRGGPKPTRPSASTQAQNITYASNIIPKPGGGSAATTNAEIGQELEINNLLIIDQNTFEVLHAHQFMPSESIISLMSAKLGDDPNTYYVVSTALIYADDPEPKIGRIIIFHYNENKLTQVAETKIDGSCNSLVEFNGKVLAGINSFVRLYEWTNEKELRMECNIQNNISVLYLKAKGDFILVGDLMRSMTLLQHKQMEGIFVEISRDCDPKWMRAVEILDDDTFLGSETYGNLFVCQKDSAATTDEERQLLPEVARFHLGDVVNVFRHGSLVMQNVGERTTPNMGCVLYGSVNGAIGIVTQIPQDFYDFLHSLEERLTNTIKSVGKIDHSYYRSYQTTQKTEPCENFIDGDLIESFLDLGRDKMKETVMGLELTLNGEKKEADVDDVIKIVEDLTRMH from the exons ATGTCACACCATTATGTGGTTACGGCACAAAAGCCGACAGCAGTTGTAAGCTGCGTAACCG gTAACTTTACATCGCCAACTGATTTAAATTTAATCATTGCCCGAAACAGCCAGTTAGAAATTGATTTGGTTACGCCGGAAGGATTGCGACCATTAAAAGAAGTAAATATTAATGGCCAAATATGTGTCATGCGCCACTTCCGTCCTCAG GATAGTAAGAAGGATCTACTTTTTATACTTACTTTTCGTTACAATGTTATGATACTGGAATGCCGAATGATCGGTGACCAAATTAGTGTGGTAACAAAGGCTCATGGTAATGTATCTGATCAAGTAAGCATACCTACTGAAGGCGGTGTCATCGCTGTTATTGATCCAAAGGCGCGAGTTATTGGTATGTGCCTTTACATGGGTCTGTTCACTATTATACCCTTGGATAAAGAGACAAGCGAATTGAAGGCGACTAATTTAAG aatggaCGAGTTAAATGTTTATGATGTCGAGTTTCTATACGGTTGCATTAATCCCACAATTATTGTTATACATAAAGATGTAGATGGACGGCATGTGAAGACACATGAGATTAATTTACGTGACAAAGAGTTTATGAAAATTGCCTGGAAACAAGACAATGTCGAGACAGAAGCCACAATGTTGATACCAGTACCAACACCATTGG gTGGGGCTATCGTTATTGGCCGTGAATCGATCGTATACCATGATGGAAATAGTTACCATGCTGTAGCTCCTTCTACGTTTAAA CAAAGCACCATTAACTGCTATGCGCGCGTGGATAGCAAAGGTCAGCGGTATTTGCTAGGAAACATGTATGGACAGTTGTTTATGCTTTTCTTAGAGACCATCGACAATGGTAAAGGTGGAGTATCagtcaaagaaataaaagtGGAATTGCTAG GTGAAATTTCCATACCTGAGTGCATAACGTATTTGGATAACGGCTTTCTCTTCATTGGTTCAAAACATGGCGACTCTCAACTTGTCCGCTTAAGTACAACGCCCAACGAGAATGGCTCTTACGTTATACCCATGGAAAACTTTACCAGTTTGGCACCTATACTTGATTTAGGTGTTGTAGATTTGGACCGACAAGGTCAAGGACAAATAATAACATGCTCCGGCAGCTTTAAAGATGGCTCACTACGTATTATACG CATTGGTATTGGTATTCAAGAGCATGCCTGCATTGATTTGCCTGGAATAAAAGGTATGTGGTCGCTTAAAGTAGGTATAGACGAAAGTGCCTTTGAAAACACATTAGTACTGGCATTTGTGGGTCATACTCGAATTTTGACTCTAACTGGGGAAGAGGTTGAAGAAACTGATATACCAGGCTTTATTAGTGATCAACAGACTTTCCATTGCTCAAATGTTGATTATGATCAG ATTATACAAGTGACTCCACTTACCGTTCGTCTAGTTAAGAGTAGCACCAAATCTTTAGTAGGCGAATGGCAACCGCCAGATGGTAAACGTATTGGAGTAGTGTCGTGCAATTCAtcacaaattgttgttgcttcagcATGTAATGTATACTACATTGAAATTGAGAATTGCTACTTGGCAGAAAAATCACACAGAGCTCTAGAATATGAAGTCGCTTGTTTAGATATTACCCCATTAGAAGAGGGTAAAAACAAAGCAGACCTTGTGTCAATAGGATTGTGGACGGATATATCCGTTGTGATTCTATCACTGCCAAAACTGGAAACTATGTACACTGAGAAATTATTTGGTG AAATTATTCCACGTTCTATTCTGATGACTACATTTGAGGGCATACATTATTTGCTCTGTGCGCTTGGTGATGGTTCAATGTTCTATTTCATATTGAATCGATTGGATGGGCGTCTAAGTGagaagaaaaaagttactttgggTACACAACCAACTACCTTACGAACTTTTAAATCATTTGCCACAACTAATGTATTTGCTTGCTCGGATCGTCCCACTGTTATTTATTCGTCTAATCACAAATTGGTGTTTTCCAATGTCAATTTAAAGGAAGTAAATCATATGTGCTCACTAAATGCGCAGTCATACCCAGACAGTTTGGCTTTGGCAACAAAGAATTCGGTGATTTTAGGCACCATCGACGAGATACAAAAGTTGCATATTCGCACTGTGCCACTGGGTGAGGGTCCGCGACGCATTGCGTATCAAGAAAGTTCACAAACATTTGGCGTGGCAACGTTGCGTGTTGATGTTCAAGGTCGTGGTGGTCCCAAACCTACAAGGCCGAGTGCCTCGACTCAAGCGCAGAATATAACCTATGCTTCGAACATAATACCTAAACCGGGTGGCGGCAGTGCTGCAACTACAAATGCTGAAATTGGTCAAGAATTGGAAATAAACAATTTGCTAATAATCGATCAGAATACTTTCGAAGTTTTACATGCGCATCAATTTATGCCATCGGAAAGCATTATTTCCCTAATGTCCGCTAAACTTGGTGATGATCCTAATACGTATTATGTTGTATCCACCGCGCTAATTTATGCGGATGATCCAGAACCTAAAATTGGTCGCATAATTATCTTCCACTACAACGAAAACAAACTAACTCAAGTGGCTGAAACGAAAATCGATGGTTCATGTAACTCCCTGGTGGAGTTTAACGGCAAAGTGTTGGCGGGCATAAACAGTTTTGTGCGGCTTTATGAATGGACCAATGAAAAGGAGTTGCGTATGGAATGTAATATTCAGAATAACATTTCTGTATTGTACCTAAAGGCCAAAG GTGACTTTATTTTGGTTGGTGATCTGATGCGTTCGATGACGTTGTTGCAGCATAAACAGATGGAAGGTATTTTTGTTGAGATTTCACGTGATTGCGACCCTAAGTGGATGAGGGCTGTCGAAATCTTGGATGATGATACATTTTTGGGTTCGGAGACCTATGGAAATCTTTTCGTCTGTCAAAAAGACAG TGCCGCCACGACGGATGAAGAACGACAGCTATTGCCAGAAGTTGCGCGCTTTCATTTGGGCGATGTTGTAAATGTGTTCCGTCACGGTTCCTTGGTAATGCAAAACGTTGGTGAACGTACAACACCCAATATGGGTTGTGTGCTCTATGGTTCCGTGAATGGTGCCATTGGTATTGTTACGCAAATACCGCAAGATTTCTATGATTTCTTGCATAGCCTTGAGGAACGTTTAACAAATACGATTAAATCGGTAGGAAAAATAGATCACTCTTATTATAGAAGTTATCAAACGACACAGAAGACGGAGCCGTGTGAGAATTTCATTGATGGCGATTTAATTGAAAGTTTCCTTGATTTGGGTAGGGATAAAATGAAGGAAACTGTTATGGGCTTGGAG CTTACATTAAACGGGGAAAAGAAGGAGGCTGACGTCGATGATGTCATTAAAATTGTCGAGGACCTCACCAGAATGCACTGA